Within Betaproteobacteria bacterium, the genomic segment AGCGCGTGCTACGGGCCAGGCACATTTACTGTTTCTGGTTCAAATGAGCCCGACTACTTCGACACCAGGCGCATTACAGTTGATCACCTACCACACCATTACGAACGGGATATCAGAGCAAGGAGCGGCAATTCACGCAACGGTGCTGCGCGGCGCCGGTCTGGGCAACGGAATTTTCTGGGAACATGCGGTGCAGAATCCAGGAAGCGCGGAATTCAGTTTTTCCGAGATCGAGGGAAGCAAACTTCTGCTTCGCCCACTCGACTGGGTCATGATTGTTGTATATCTGATCGCCATCGCCGGCATAGGCGTCTACTGCTATTGGCGCGAGGAAAAACAGTCAACATCGGAATTTTTCGTCGGCAATCGGACCATCCCGTTCTGGGCGGCCGCCGTGAGCCTGTACGTCACCAGCACCAGTTCCATCGGTTATATCGCGACCACGGCCAAGGCATTCGCCACCAACTGGCAATACCTGATGGGCAATCTGATCAATGTTTTTGGTCTGGTTTTTGTAGCGATCTGGATCGTGCCGATGCTGCGCCGTCTGAAACTGGTTTCTGTATTTGATTATCTGGAGCAACGTTTTCATCCGTCGGTGCGGATGATGGCGAGCGCCATGTGTATCGTGCTTCACCTTGGCGGACGGATGAGCATCATCCTATTTTTGCCTTCGCTGGCGATCGCGACCATCACCGGTTTTGACATGGTATGGAGCATCCTCATCATGGGCGTGGTGACGATCGGCTATACCGCATTGGGCGGCATGCGGGCAGTGATCTGGACGGATTTCCTGCAACTGATCGTCAAGGTGGGCGGCCTGATCTTCGCCCTGGTCTTCATCTGGCTGAAACTGGATGGCGGGTATCGAGGGGATGGTCGCCGTGGCAGACGCCGCCGGACAAAACGAAGATGCTCGACTGGAGTTTCGACCTGACCAAGGCAACGGTCTGGGGTTTTGTTTTTCTCGTCCTGATGGAAATCGTGCTGACCTTTCCGAAAGACCAGGTATTGATGCAACGTGTATTTACGACCAAGTCCGACAAGGAGGCCGGGCAGTCCGTCTGGCTGTTTGCTGCGATCATTTTTCCCGGTGCCTGCCTGTTCTATCTCATCGGCACCGGCTTGTGGGTGTTTTACCAGAGCCACCCCGAGCGGATGAATCCGCTGCTATCGGTCGATGCCACCTTTCCACTCTTTATTGCAGCAGAACTGCCGGCGGGCATCACGGGCCTGATGATCGCCGGCATTTTTGCCGCTTCCATGGCAACCTGTTCCAGCATCATGAACAGCGTTGCCACGATGGTCTCCGTGGATTTCTACGAGCGGCTGGCAAAGAATCCAACGCAGGTTGCAAGCATTCGCTTGGCGGAATTCGTCACGGTCGTCGCCGGCGTGATCGGCATTAGTCTGGCGCTACTTCTCAGCCGCTACAACATCGGCTCCTACCTCGACGTGGCGCTCGAAATGTACGGGCTGCTGGGCGGCGGTTTCGGCGGCGCCTACACACTGGGCATGTTCACACGCAGGGCAAACTGGCAGGGCGTGCTGATCGGCATGTTCGCCAGCATCGTGTTGACCTTTGCCGCATGGTCGGTGAATCTGGTGCATCCTTTTATCTACTTGGCGATTGCAATTCTCATTTCCATCGTGTTCGGCTATATCGGTAGCTTGTTCTTTCCGCCTCCGGCACCTGAGTCGCTCAAGGGGCTGATCATTCAGCGGTAACCACCAGCTGGCGTCCGGCGATGCCATTTGCAACCATCATCGACTGCAACACGGAGGCGTAAATCAAGTGACTCGTTGGAACATACTCCGGCAGAGTGTTGGCGCTGCGTGCCTAGCGTTCGCGCATGTCGCCACATTGGCATCCGCGAGCGTACCGGGTACGAAAGAAATGCGACTGATCCCCGCCGGCGAGTTTCAGATGGGAAGCGTCGAAGACGCGGCCTGGCCTGAGGAGCGCCCCGCGCACAAAGTGCGTCTCACTCATGCGTTCCTTCTCGATGAGACGGAAGTGACGAATGCGCAGTTTCAGCGATTCGCACGCACGACGGGTTACCAAACTGTCGCCGAGCGGCCCATCGTCCTCGCCGAAATCATGCGGCAGCTGCCGGCGGGAACGCCAGCGCCGGCGAAAGAGAAGTTGCAACCGGGCTCACTTGTCTTCGTGATGCCTGCAGGCGAGGTCGACCTTACAGACATGTCCCGCTGGTGGTACTGGACGCCCGGTGCTAACTGGCGCGCACCCGAAGGCCCAGGCAGCAGAATCAGGAATCGCGCCAATCATCCTGTCGTGCACCTGGCCTGGGAAGATGCGAATGCCTACTGTCATTGGGCAGGCAAGCGCTTGCCGACCGAGGCCGAGTGGGAGCGGGCCGCGCGTGGGGCATCGACGGCCAGCCTTACGTCTGGGGCAACAAGAAGCCGAGCGCCGCCGCGCCGCGCGACAGCTGGGCTGCCAACATCTGGCAGGGGATATTTCCCACGCGTAATGACGCGGCCGATGGCTTTGCCGGGACGGCGCCGGTCAGGAGCTACCAGCCCAATTCCTACGGCTTGTACGACATGGCAGGCAATGTTTGGGAATGGACGGCAGACTGGTATGACCCGAATGCCTATGTCACGCGCAAAGGACAGAATGTTGTGGACCCAACCGGACCCTCACTTCCACTGGACAAGCAAATGCGCCGAGCACAACGGGGTGGTTCTTTCCTGTGCCACGCCGATTTCTGCTTTCGATACCGCCCGGGCGCGCGGCAGGGCGCCGCGGCAGACAGTGGCACGTCTCACGCGGGGGTGCGCTGTGCAAAATCGCTTTCCTGATACGGCGATATCGCGCGGGACGGCCTTGGGCGCGCACGGAAATGACGCAAGACACGAGCCACCAATATGTACAAGGAAAACAGGATGACACAATTCGGTATTTGCCTCCTTGCGCACTTTGGGTTTTGTTGCGTTTCTGACAGTGCACGCCGCTCGCGCCGCCGAGCAACCGAATGTCATTTTCGTGCTCGCAGACGATCTCGGCTACGGCGACCTCGGTGCCCACGGTCATCCGCGTTTGAAAACACCAAATCTGGATCTGCTGCGCGGGCAAAGCATGCGGTTTATCGACCATCACGTCGCTCCTATGTGCACGCCCACTCGCAGCGAGTTGATGAGTGGCATTTCGGCATTTCGCAATGGCGCGTCGGCTGTTGCGCAAGGTGGCACCACCGTCCGCCGCGAGTTGCCAATGATGCCGCAGTTCTTCAAGGACAGCGGTTATGCGACCGCGCATTTCGGCAAGTGGCATCTGGGGGACAACTATCCCTTCCGTGCCCAGGATCGCGGTTTCGATCTGTCAATTGGTTACAAAGGATTCGGCATTGATTCGGTAGCGGGTGAATGGGAAAACGATGCCTTCGACGACCGTTACTGGCGCAATGGCACGCTTACAAAAATCACGGGTTACAACACGGACGTCTTCTTCAGCGAGTCGATACAGTGGATGCGGCAGCAAACCCGGCCATTTTTCGTTTATCTGGCCACGACCGCGTCCCACGAGCCGTACTACGTTGAATCCCGCTACGAGAAACCGTACGAGGATCTCGGCAAAGTGCGATCCGCATTTTTCGGCATGACCAGCAACCTCGATGAAAATGTCGGTCGCCTGCTAAGATTTCTGGACGAGAGCGGGCTTGCCCGAAACACGATCGTCATTTACATGACTGACAACGGGACCGGTGATCGCACGCTTTTTTTCAATGCCGGGATGCGCGGACGGAAAGCTTCGCTCTACGATGGCGGGCACCGGGTGCCTTTCTTTATTCGCTGGCCGACGGGGGTAAAAGGCACGCCGCGAGACATTGATACACTTTCGCGCAGCACGGATGTACTTCCGACAGTGATCGGCCTGTGCGGACTGAAGATCAACAAGACTGCCGAATTTGAGGGGCGCAGCCTCAAGCCGCTGCTGGAGGGAAACTCGGTCCCGTTTCGGGATCGCAAGGTGGTATTCAATACGGCCCGAGTGGCCCGGTCTTCAATGACTTGGACAGCGCCGTACTGTGGAACATATGGGGCCTGGTGCAGGGCCCGGAGCTCTATGACATCACTGTGGATCCCGGCCAGAAAGCCGATCTCGCGTCTGTGCGAGAAGACGTAGTACGCACCTTGCGCGTCTTCTATGAGAACTGGGCAAACGTTACAAGACCGCTGCTCGCGCTGGCGAATTTTAATCTGGTTGGCTCGCCTGCCGAGCCGGAAACATTGCTCACGTCGGCTGATTGGTGCGGGCCGTGGGCAGGTGATTTCAAGGAGTTGGGGCGCATCGACGTGCCCTTGTTCGGGGCGTGGAACATCGAAGCCGCGTCGGCCGGTGAATACGAGGTCCGCCTGTATTTGTTTCCGCCTGCGGCCGATACGCCGCTCAACCGGGCCTTGAGAAACGTGCCGGCGCGACCGGTGGCGGCCGCGCGCCTCCTTTTAGATGACAAAGCGCATTTGGCACAAGCGGCAGCCGACGCGAGCTATGTCCGGTTCACACTCGCACTCAAGCAAGGAGAGCGTCGCCGTATCGAGGGACAGTTTCTCGATGTTGCAGGCAAACCTCTATCTGGTGCGTTCTTTGTTCGGGTAAACCGGATTCATGAGTAAGCCAGTTCGCATTCACAGACACGAAAACTTGCGCAGGATTAAATGTTTCGGCGTTGTGAAACAGTATGAATCGTCATGCGCGTGATTTAATTCAGGCCGCTGAAACCGGCATTGGGCTAAAGAAACAAAAAGTATTTTTTGAATATGTCTCCAGAGGGTTTTTATTCTTTGCAATTGCGCCCAGACTCGCCCGAACTACATGAATGGTGGACGAACGGCTAGAAGACCGCACCATTACTTGTGTCGTGCCTTCCGTAACACCAGCCATAGGTGGCGGCAGGCAGTTCTTGATTCATCAACTCAACTCGGACAACCATGAAACACTTCCTAAAATGAAAGTCTCCGTCGCGGCGACACTGTCCGCGCTGGTGTTTGCATCGATCACCACCAGCGCTTACGCGCAGGACGCCAACAAGGCCAAATCAGAGGAAAGCAAGGACTCGCAGGTGGTTGAGACCATTACCGTAACGACCGGATCTCGCGCCGCCAAGGCGGTGGACAAGATTCCTGGTGCAATTACGGTGATTTCCAAGGAAGAAATTGTCGAGACACCAGCTGACGCAAGATGCGACGGCTATTCTGACAAGAACAGTGCCCGGCTATTCGGAAGCGACGCAACAAATGGCAAGCAACGGTGAAACGCTGCGGGGGCGATCTGCCCTTCGCCTTTCGATGGTGTCCCGCAAACCATTCCCGCTGCGTGAAGGAAACCGCACGAGTGTTTTTACCGATCTGGGGATTATCGAGCGCATCGAAGTCATCAACGGCCCATCCGCGTCAGAGGGAATCGGTGCGTCGGGCGGCATCATCAATTATTTGTCCAAGACGCCCACCAAGATGGGCAACGAGTTCTCCTGACGTCGCAGTATGAGACGCAATCACGCACCGATAGCGGCGGCTGGAAGGTGGGGTTCATTGGCGCCCACAAGAGCGATGCATTCGATGTGTTGTTTGCGACATCCTCTGCCGACCGTGGTATGGAATACGACGCTCACGGTCGCATGATCGGCATGGGCCAAAGCGGGGCGTCAAACGACTCGGAAACCAAGAATCATTTTGTGAAGCTTGGCGCGAACTTTGGTGCCAGCGGTGAGCAGCGCATGACGGTGACCTCGAGCCGCTTTCTGATGCGAGGCAAAGGCAACTATCTTGAGCTCGTCGGTAACCGTGCGCTGGGATTAACTGACACGTCCGTACGGGGAAAAACGCCTGGCGGCCAGACCGAGTTCAACGAATTCAATCAGAGCATATTGACCTATACGCATTCAAACCTCCTCGGTGGCGCGCTCAACGTTCATGCCTACCGGGCGGATCAGCACACGCGCTTCTTGTCCGAATGGGGCACCACGGACTGTCAGCCGCTCAAAAGCGACAATTCCAACCTGAATCGGGGTAACAGGATCCGCGGATCGCGGCGTTGGGGACGCTTGTAGAACAATCCGAAATTGAATCGAAGAAAAAGGGTGTTCGCACAAACTGGAGTACCGACCATCTGGCGGGAATCAATGATCTTGAACTGAATGCAGGCGTCGACGTCGTCGAAGATACGGCCCAGCAAAGGCTCGCCCTCACGGACCGGCTCTGGGTGCCGCCAATGAAGTACCAAAGTACCGCCCCGTTTGCACAGCTCTCTTATAATGCCGGCCCGGTAACTGTCAGCGCAGGCGTGCGTCACGAAGGCGGTGAGCTCAGTGTGGATAGTTACACCACCGTCTGGGCAACAAGGAGCCCATCCGTTGCGGGCCTGGGCGGCTTCGATGTGGCAGGCGGCAAACTAAAGTATTCCGAATCGCTGCCAAATTTCGGTTTGGTGGTTCGCCTGCCGCAGGGATGGTCGGCCTTCGCTTCATACAGCAAAGGATTTACATTGCCGAACGTCGGTATTCCGCTGCGAAACGTCAATGCCGGGCAGATCGGTTGGTGGTCTGTATGCCGATTTGCAGGCGGTCGTTAGCGATAACAAGGAAATCGGCTTTACCTGGCGGACCAATAGTGGCTATCTGACAGCATCAACCTATCGCTCCTATTCCGAGCTTGGTGCCTCGGTTGCAGGCAATGCGACCGTTGAGATTTTGTTTTGACGCGCAAGCCGGTTGAAATCAAGGGCTATGAGATGTCAGGTGAATACGCATTCAGCAAAGAGCT encodes:
- a CDS encoding sulfatase-like hydrolase/transferase gives rise to the protein MHAARAAEQPNVIFVLADDLGYGDLGAHGHPRLKTPNLDLLRGQSMRFIDHHVAPMCTPTRSELMSGISAFRNGASAVAQGGTTVRRELPMMPQFFKDSGYATAHFGKWHLGDNYPFRAQDRGFDLSIGYKGFGIDSVAGEWENDAFDDRYWRNGTLTKITGYNTDVFFSESIQWMRQQTRPFFVYLATTASHEPYYVESRYEKPYEDLGKVRSAFFGMTSNLDENVGRLLRFLDESGLARNTIVIYMTDNGTGDRTLFFNAGMRGRKASLYDGGHRVPFFIRWPTGVKGTPRDIDTLSRSTDVLPTVIGLCGLKINKTAEFEGRSLKPLLEGNSVPFRDRKVVFNTARVARSSMTWTAPYCGTYGAWCRARSSMTSLWIPARKPISRLCEKT
- a CDS encoding TonB-dependent receptor produces the protein MGTLVEQSEIESKKKGVRTNWSTDHLAGINDLELNAGVDVVEDTAQQRLALTDRLWVPPMKYQSTAPFAQLSYNAGPVTVSAGVRHEGGELSVDSYTTVWATRSPSVAGLGGFDVAGGKLKYSESLPNFGLVVRLPQGWSAFASYSKGFTLPNVGIPLRNVNAGQIGWWSVCRFAGGR